The segment GGCTCCCAGGGATGTGCCGATGATTATCGGTGGCTGTCCCCAGCGGACAGCCAGTTCGCGAAGGAGAGAAACACAGACTCCGGCATACCAGGAGGGGGTATACTGATCATCTTCAAGCGGGTAGTGCCCGCCGAAACCGGGAAGATCCACCGCAACAAGCTCCCGGTTTTCCGAGAGCTCGGGGAAAAACGAGAGCCACGAAGAGCCGTCGGAGCCAAACCCGTGAAAAAAAACGACAGGCACGCCCAACACATTTCCGCCCTTGCTCCGGACGTGATACAACGTCCAGGCTCTGCCCGTTCCATCGTGGATAGTACGGTATCGGGCGCGAGCCGCCCTGCGCCGACGTCGTCGATACAGGGTCAGGCGGAATTGATCTCCCCACATATCAGGATGGCCCCAACTTCATCCTTGTTCCCTGCGCCGACTCGCCACGAGGCGCTGTAAATCATGGATGTTGTTCACCACAATCTTGTCGGGATATACACTCATCCTGTTCTGTTTGACAAACTGATTGACCACAGCCTTAACTCTCTCCGGGGGAAGACCGGCCCAGTGGGCGACATCGTTCACTGTGACGGGAAACTCCCAGCGGTCCTGCTCGTAGTTTCGCGGATTTTGTCCCTCGGAGAACATGAGAAATACATCGGCCACCCGAGCCTGCACATCCTCAAGTTTGAGAATGAGAAAGCGCCGTCGCTGATCGTGGATGCGTTTTACAAAGGTTTTCAGGAGCGTAAGAGCAATCTGGGGATTCCCCTGCATGAGAATCTCGAAGTTTGCGCGGTTGAATTCCAGAAGTATCACCTTGTCCAGGGCGATTGCACTGGCGCTGCGAGGAGCTTCTTCCAGGATTGCCATTTCCCCGAAAAGTTCGCCGGGATGGAGGATATCTACGGCCTTTTCCAGTTCACCCATCACCTTGGTGATCTGTACCCGCCCCTCCTGAATCAAGTAAAAGGTATTTCCTGGCTCATACTCGCAAAAAATCATCTGCCCTTTTTTGTAGGTCTTGGCAAAGCGGTCGAAAGCTCCCACGTTACCCCTCCATATCTTTCAGAGCGCGGTCTATTCTCCTGAGCAGGGCTGAATCGTCTCCACCTGAGGCCCGGGCCTTCCCGAGAATCATTTTTGCCTTTTCGCTATTGCCGTTTCGAGCATAACTGGCCCCCACATAATAGAGAACCTCAGCCATTTGAGGCAGACGAGGTACAGCTTGAATCAGTTGGGAGAAATGTCGAAGCGTTGTGGCGTAGTCACCCTTCTCGAAATAGGAACGACCCAGCTCAACCTTTGCCTTCAGGGCATACTCCTCATCATCGGGATAATCCGAAAGAACCTTCTGGTAGTACCCGATAGCTCCCTCGAAATCGTCCTGGGCAAAGGCTCGCTCGCCCTCAAAAAAGAGGCGCGACGGGGACTGCGGAGCCTCCCTTCGGGATGGGGCCTGGCTCACAGCGGCGGAGCCCCCTCCACGGCCCCCCTCGTCGGCAGTGGCCGCTGCACCATGACCGATTCTTTCGAGGTTTTTTCGGGCTTCTTCAAGGTGGCGCCCGTGTGGATAAAGCTCCTGATAGCGGTTCCAAATGTATGTAGCGTGATCAAACTGGCGGGTGCGGTAGTAAAAGAGGGCGCTGTTGTGCAATCCCTCTTCGGGGTCCATCGTGTCCTGCTGTTTCAGCATGGATGAGACTTTCGTGTGTATCCGTCGCAACTGGGAGGAGAAGACCTTGAGCATCTTTACGATAATTCGGGTGTTGGCGCTTACCACCTGCTCAAACTCGGTCACCGAGAACTGGATCAGCTCTGCATCGGTTGAGACGAGGGCGTCTTCCTCACGGGGGTAGCGCCCCAGAGCACTGCGGACCCCAAAAAACTCAC is part of the Alkalispirochaeta americana genome and harbors:
- a CDS encoding cyclic nucleotide-binding domain-containing protein — translated: MPKSVRYKASSVVYFHGDTDERIYILKSGRVVLRSQDIETGQEIHDLVTMGEFFGVRSALGRYPREEDALVSTDAELIQFSVTEFEQVVSANTRIIVKMLKVFSSQLRRIHTKVSSMLKQQDTMDPEEGLHNSALFYYRTRQFDHATYIWNRYQELYPHGRHLEEARKNLERIGHGAAATADEGGRGGGSAAVSQAPSRREAPQSPSRLFFEGERAFAQDDFEGAIGYYQKVLSDYPDDEEYALKAKVELGRSYFEKGDYATTLRHFSQLIQAVPRLPQMAEVLYYVGASYARNGNSEKAKMILGKARASGGDDSALLRRIDRALKDMEG
- a CDS encoding Crp/Fnr family transcriptional regulator, producing MGAFDRFAKTYKKGQMIFCEYEPGNTFYLIQEGRVQITKVMGELEKAVDILHPGELFGEMAILEEAPRSASAIALDKVILLEFNRANFEILMQGNPQIALTLLKTFVKRIHDQRRRFLILKLEDVQARVADVFLMFSEGQNPRNYEQDRWEFPVTVNDVAHWAGLPPERVKAVVNQFVKQNRMSVYPDKIVVNNIHDLQRLVASRRREQG